A genomic segment from Drosophila miranda strain MSH22 chromosome 3, D.miranda_PacBio2.1, whole genome shotgun sequence encodes:
- the LOC117188038 gene encoding peregrin, giving the protein MGLDFDALEYCKGMKNKQSPPPYACPVRDCGRSYKTIMGLQYHLVKYDHDNPQPLTPVLTPNRKKARSRSTHHSTPKPKDNGSGGDASFVSGEAKNGCSGSSGSGTRHQYANPESLVAYNEEEATVTFNIEGKSVRLGIDDALPMVEEDEFVALVERGCILNADAPPLEENAPWAKVQVPVAKVCEIEDYNVPDAPPRPLAYYRFIEKSLEELDGEIEYDVDEEDSAWLEHMNEERQKLGLTAVSIDTMELLMDRLEKESHFQAAANGTPTGVEVDDDAVCCICLDGECQNTNVILFCDMCNLAVHQDCYGVPYIPEGQWLCRRCLQSPSKPVNCVLCPNAGGAFKQTDHGQWAHVVCALWIPEVRFANTVFLEPIDSIETIPPARWRLTCYVCKEKGLGACIQCHRNSCYAAFHVTCAQQAGLYMTMDTIKDGHNDSSMHVQKFAYCHAHTPADAKLKMNVPDFEDTRHKMREARKALAKKRSTAPVVLIPTIPPDRVQEIATMVTMQKKKEFLDRIIAYWTLKRHYRNGVPLLRRLQSQGHNHGVIQRNGIEGSPDTNELYRQLKYWQCLRQDLERARLLCELVRKREKLKVAFVKISEEVVMLQLNPLESALTKLLDALEARDTMEIFREPVDTSEVPDYTDIVKHPMDLGTMRTRLKDCQYTTLEQLETDFDLMIQNCLAYNNKDTVFYRAGIRLRDQAAPLFVQLRKELQRDGLLERSQRSHVDHVEAEVEQELRQLLAVPASEDIVQKLLILADKSQVLKNPSYRTKKIKQIRLEITRMRKSLQKARYAARHSSVHANRSRSDEDEARGGQGSPSKKRSRKRLNTIAMDMDLEQDEELEDEYDSEEDSVGDGDEEAAKNMLNTTQTPPCSPIKSLNNSSSPVGINRRTAILLTRKSQAALKRPSEPLTTPVKEEHHNSQSSSSQSISVSASASSSSNATVATAATSVASLNSVLAAPTASASVANFALTQNSSAGAGVGAGVSASAASGAGALAGAAAAASLTSTALSISSKMSLNLGVKSPKRPGRYRRLPELRNSASMSPKKSPNPAAAAAAASAAAAAAAAVAAVSAGASASGQAMPLPDARLFERIPDSFRVYRANNQRDVSDSDEGPSQSSSPCSSCSDFSMSGSCSDFDSDEASDGHSEERESTSQDGTTDAMDLQHASLNNSQGNGNMAISSSSGASGSSSDDEAVMDGQPPHQKRRGRPSKTRTSRSTPTPTPIPMAARGPVMSAARGRGKRRSNLSESTTSSTATPPPIMRKAGKLRSATPSIVSPLVNNIKARRNTTATATTNNNRSRHGEDAEEVVTMTRHHNSHKPTLEPLQLVWAKCRGYPWYPALILDPKTPKGFVYNGVPLPAPPTDVLALRKNCLDDIVFLVLFFDVKRTWQWLPANKLDILGIDKKVDQQKLIESRKPAERKAVKKAYQDALHYQSQVSDLEGQGPDPIM; this is encoded by the exons ATGGGACTCGACTTCGATGCCTTGGAGTACTGCAAAGGCATGAAGAACAAGCAATCCCCGCCACCGTATGCGTGTCCAGTGCGCGACTGCGGCCGCAGCTACAAAACCATCATGGGGCTGCAGTACCATTTGGTGAAGTACGACCACGACAATCCGCAGCCGCTGACGCCCGTCCTGACGCCGAACCGAAAAAAGGCGCGCTCACGCTCCACGCACCACTCCACGCCCAAGCCAAAAGACAACGGCAGTGGCGGTGATGCGTCCTTCGTTAGCGGGGAGGCCAAGAACGGCTGCTCCGGCAGCAGCGGGAGCGGTACTCGGCATCAGTACGCGAATCCCGAGTCCCTGGTCGCCTACAACGAGGAGGAAGCCACAGTCACCTTCAATATAGAGGGCAAGAGTGTGCGCCTGGGCATCGACGATGCCCTGCCAATGGTGGAGGAAGACGAGTTTGTCGCTCTGGTAGAGAGGGGCTGCATCCTGAATGCGGATGCCCCGCCGCTGGAGGAGAATGCGCCGTGGGCCAAGGTGCAGGTGCCGGTGGCGAAGGTGTGCGAAATCGAAGACTACAATGTGCCTGATGCCCCGCCCCGACCGCTGGCCTACTATCGCTTCATCGAGAAGTCCCTGGAGGAGCTCGACGGTGAGATCGAGTACGATGTCGATGAGGAGGACTCCGCCTGGCTGGAGCACATGAACGAGGAACGCCAGAAGCTCGGCCTTACTGCTGTCAGCATCGACACAATGGAGCTGCTGATGGACCGGCTCGAGAAGGAGTCGCACTTCCAGGCGGCGGCCAATGGCACGCCTACTGGTGTCGAGGTGGATGACGATGCGGTCTGCTGCATCTGCCTCGACGGTGAGTGCCAGAACACCAACGTGATACTGTTTTGCGACATGTGCAACCTGGCGGTGCACCAGGACTGCTACGGCGTCCCCTACATCCCCGAGGGCCAATGGTTGTGCCGGCGCTGCCTCCAGTCGCCCAGCAAGCCGGTTAACTGTGTCCTCTGCCCCAACGCCGGCGGCGCTTTCAAGCAGACGGATCACGGCCAGTGGGCGCATGTGGTGTGTGCTCTATGGATACCCGAGGTGCGGTTCGCTAACACCGTCTTCCTGGAGCCAATTG ATTCTATCGAGACCATTCCCCCTGCCCGCTGGCGCCTCACGTGCTATGTGTGCAAGGAGAAGGGTCTGGGTGCCTGCATCCAGTGCCACAGGAACAGCTGCTATGCCGCCTTCCACGTGACCTGTGCCCAGCAGGCGGGCCTCTACATGACCATGGACACGATCAAAGACGGCCACAACGACTCCTCCATGCATGTACAGAAGTTTGCCTACTGTCACGCCCACACGCCGGCAGACGCTAAGCTGAAGATGAACGTGCCCGACTTCGAGGACACGCGCCACAAGATGCGGGAGGCGCGCAAAGCGCTGGCCAAGAAGAGATCCACGGCTCCCGTAGTGCTGATCCCAACGATACCCCCGGATCGTGTCCAGGAGATCGCCACCATGGTCACTATGCAGAAGAAGAAGGAGTTCCTGGACCGCATCATCGCTTACTGGACCCTGAAGCGCCACTACCGGAATGGTGTGCCGCTTCTGCGTCGACTGCAGAGCCAGGGCCACAATCACGGCGTGATCCAGCGGAACGGCATCGAGGGCTCCCCGGACACGAACGAGCTGTACAGGCAACTGAAGTACTGGCAGTGCCTGCGCCAGGACCTGGAGCGGGCCCGCCTCCTCTGCGAGCTGGTGCGAAAGCGGGAGAAGCTAAAGGTGGCCTTTGTGAAGATCTCCGAGGAGGTGGTGATGCTGCAGCTCAATCCGCTTGAGTCGGCGCTGACTAAGCTGCTGGATGCCCTCGAGGCGCGCGATACCATGGAGATATTCCGCGAGCCGGTGGACACCAGCGAGGTGCCCGACTACACGGACATCGTGAAACACCCCATGGACCTGGGCACCATGCGGACGCGGCTCAAGGACTGCCAGTACACGACTCTGGAGCAGCTCGAGACCGACTTCGATCTGATGATCCAGAACTGTCTGGCGTACAACAACAAGGACACGGTGTTCTATCGCGCCGGTATACGTCTACGCGACCAGGCGGCTCCTCTGTTCGTACAGCTGCGCAAGGAGCTGCAGCGTGATGGCCTGCTAGAGCGATCGCAGCGCTCGCATGTCGACCATGTGGAGGCGGAGGTGGAGCAGGAGCTGCGCCAGCTGCTGGCGGTGCCGGCCAGCGAAGATATCGTCCAGAAACTGCTTATCCTGGCCGACAAGTCGCAGGTGCTCAAGAATCCCAGCTACCGCACCAAGAAAATTAAACAGATTCGCCTGGAGATCACGCGGATGCGCAAATCGCTGCAAAAGGCGCGCTATGCAGCG CGTCATTCGTCGGTGCATGCCAATCGCTCCCGGAGCGACGAGGATGAGGCTAGAGGAGGACAAGGCTCCCCGTCCAAGAAGCGATCGCGAAAGCGTCTGAACACCATCGCCATGGACATGGATCTGGAGCAGGATGAAGAACTGGAAGACGAGTATGACTCTGAGGAGGATTCGGTAGGCGATGGCGATGAGGAGGCCGCCAAGAATATGCTAAACACGACGCAAACTCCGCCCTGCAGCCCAATCAAGAGTCTCAACAACAGCAGCTCGCCCGTGGGCATCAACCGAAG GACGGCCATACTGCTGACGCGGAAGTCTCAGGCGGCTCTAAAGCGACCCTCTGAGCCACTGACGACGCCCGTGAAGGAGGAGCACCACAATTCGCAATCCTCCAGCAGCCAGTCCATCAGCgtcagtgccagtgccagctCCTCTTCCAACGCCACGGTGGCCACGGCAGCCACAAGCGTGGCCTCGCTGAACAGTGTCCTGGCCGCTcccactgcctctgcctctgtcgcAAACTTTGCATTGACGCAGAACAGCAGCGCCGGAGCGGGCGTTGGCGCGGGCGTGAGTGCATCTGCGGCTTCGGGTGCGGGTGCACTAGCTggagcagctgcagcggccAGCCTGACATCCACGGCCCTGTCGATCAGCAGCAAGATGAGCCTCAATCTTGGCGTGAAGTCGCCAAAGAGGCCGGGCCGCTACCGACGCCTGCCAGAGCTGAGAAACAGTGCCTCCATGTCACCAAAAAAGTCTCCTAATCctgcggcggcagcggcagcagcatcagcagcagctgctgcagctgcagcggtAGCGGCAGTATCAGCGGGAGCCAGTGCCTCCGGCCAGGCCATGCCGCTGCCGGACGCACGGTTATTCGAGCGCATTCCGGACAGCTTTCGCGTTTACCGGGCAAACAACCAGCGGGACGTGAGCGACAGTGACGAAGGCCCCTCCCAGTCCAGCAGCCCCTGCAGCAGCTGTTCCGACTTCAGCATGTCCGGCAGCTGTTCGGACTTTGACAGCGACGAGGCCAGCGACGGGCACAGCGAAGAGAGGGAGTCTACATCGCAGGACGGCACCACCGACGCCATGGACCTGCAGCACGCCAGCCTGAACAACAGCCAGGGCAACGGGAACATGGCCATCAGCAGCAGTAGCGGGGCCAGCGGCAGCTCCAGCGACGATGAGGCGGTGATGGATGGACAGCCGCCGCATCAGAAGAGGAGAGGCAGGCCGAGCAAGACGAGAACATCCCGCAGCACACCCACCCCCACTCCCATACCGATGGCGGCACGGGGCCCGGTCATGTCGGCTGCTCGGGGTCGGGGTAAGAGGCGCAGCAATCTCAGCGAGTCGACGACCAGCTCCACGGCCACACCGCCGCCGATCATGCGGAAGGCGGGCAAATTGCGTTCGGCCACGCCCAGCATCGTCTCTCCGTTGGTGAACAACATCAAGGCGAGAAGGAACACCACAGCAACGGCAACCACAAACAACAACAGGAGTCGGCACGGCGAAGACGCGGAGGAGGTGGTGACGATGACCAGGCACCACAACTCGCACAAGCCAACGCTGGAGCCGTTACAGCTGGTGTGGGCCAAGTGCCGTGGCTATCCGTGGTATCCCGCCTTAATACTCGACCCGAAGACGCCCAAGGGGTTCGTCTACAATGGAGTGCCCCTGCCCGCCCCGCCCACGGATGTGCTGGCACTGCGCAAGAACTGCCTGGACGACATCGTGTTCCTGGTGCTGTTCTTCGATGTGAAGCGCACCTGGCAGTGGCTGCCGGCCAACAAGCTGGATATCCTGGGCATAGACAAAAAGGTGGACCAGCAGAAGCTGATCGAGTCCCGGAAGCCGGCGGAGCGGAAGGCCGTGAAGAAGGCGTACCAGGACGCCCTGCACTACCAGAGCCAGGTATCGGACCTCGAGGGCCAAGGGCCCGATCCGATCATGTGA